Proteins from a genomic interval of Benincasa hispida cultivar B227 chromosome 7, ASM972705v1, whole genome shotgun sequence:
- the LOC120081687 gene encoding two-component response regulator ORR4-like produces the protein MALLSAEPRFHVLAVDDSLIDRKLIERLLKTSSFNVTAVDSGSKALELLGLVRERNGSNHSPISPENHHHYHHHHHQEIEVNLIITDYCMPEMTGYDLLRKIKESDSLKDIPVVIMSSENVPSRINRCLEEGAEEFLLKPVKLSDVNKLKPFICRGKDKEMDINNLKRKEMEKSQSSERTRTKYNELF, from the exons ATGGCCCTTCTCTCCGCTGAGCCTCGATTTCATGTCTTGGCTGTTGATGACAGCCTCATTGATAGGAAGCTCATTGAAAGGCTCCTCAAAACTTCCTCCTTCAATG TTACTGCTGTGGATTCTGGAAGCAAAGCTTTGGAGCTTCTGGGTTTGGTTAGAGAAAGAAATGGAAGCAACCATTCTCCTATTTCCCCTGAAaatcatcatcattatcatcatcatcatcatcaa GAGATTGAAGTTAATCTCATAATTACAGATTACTGTATGCCAGAAATGACAGGCTATGATCTTCTCAGAAAGATCAAG GAATCTGACTCACTTAAAGACATTCCTGTTGTGATTATGTCCTCTGAGAATGTTCCATCAAGAATCAACAG ATGTTTGGAAGAAGGAGCTGAGGAGTTTTTGCTAAAACCAGTGAAATTATCTGATGTCAATAAGCTTAAGCCTTTCATATGTAGAGGTAAAGACAAGGAGATGGATATCAACAATCTCAAGAGAAAGGAAATGGAAAAGAGCCAATCATCTGAGAGAACAAGAACAAAATACAATGAACTTTTCTGA